The following is a genomic window from Ethanoligenens harbinense YUAN-3.
AACTGGCCGCCCTGACTGGTGGCTGCTTTGAAAGCGTCTGCTACATCTTGCGCACTGATTTTACCGTTTTCCATTTCGGTGCGCAGGTCTGCCATACTCTTTCCGGATTTCTGTGCCATGACCTGTAAAGGGTTAAATCCGGCATTGACAAATTGCAGCAGATCCTGCCCCTGCATTTTCCCGGCGCTGCTCACCTGCGCAAAGGCCAATGTTAAGGCGTTGAATCGATCCACGTTGCCCTGCGACACATCGCCGAGCATCTGGATTGTTGGCATGACATCTTTTGCAGATACGCCGAAAGAGAGGAGCGTCTGCGTGCCTTTGGCAAGGTCGTTGAACTCGAACGGCGTATCGGCGGCAAACTTTTTGAGATTGACCACCATGGCCGCCGCCTTATCCGCCCCGCCGAGCATTGTGCCAAAACTGGTGATGTACTGCTCCATTTCGGAGTTGTATTTCACTCCGGCCACGGCTGCGCCACCCAATGCGGTGGCCGCCCCACCAAGAAGCCCGGTAAGAGCACCGAGGACGCCCTTTGCAACTCCGTTGATTTTTTCAAGCCCTTTTGTGAAGCCGGATCCGTCTATGCTAGAATCAATATTGATACTGCCGTCGAACGCCAACGCAAAAACCTCCTTTCACGCGGATTGGAAATGTGATAACATGGAAGAAAACAACGGATGGAGAGGATTATAATGGCCGATGATTTGATGGATCAGCTGCCTGATAACGTGGCACGCGAAATTCCGAATACAGAAAAGATTGAGTTGTGCCTAAAAGGCACTAACAAGGAATGGCTGGTTTGCACGACCGCAAAGCTCTATATCATAAAAAAAGGATTTATGACAGGGCACACATTTGGAAGCGGTATCTACCAAATGCCGTACAAAAACATTACGGGCGTTCAAACGGAATATCACGCACTGTCTGGATATTTTCAAGTAAGCACAGGTGGCATGGCAGATAAACCCAAAGATTATTGGGGAAAAGGTGCCGACAGGCCACAGGAATCCCCTAACTGTGTGACGATTACCGGAAAAACACTTCTTGCTAGATTTCGTGCCGGTTGTGATTTCATAAATAACAAGATTGCGGACGCTCATGCTCCGGTAACGGCAGCACAGGTCCCCTCTGCCGCCGACGAACTAAAGAAATTTGCCGATCTCCACGCTCAGGGCATTCTTACCGATGAAGAATTTACCGCAAAAAAGAAGCAATTGCTCGGTATTTAAGCACCACGTTCCCTTGCCCATGTCTCCGCCGCCGCGAACCGGGCGGCCACGCGTTCCTTTGCCGCCTGTTCCTGCGCGGCCACTGTCAGATTTTCCATGCCTAGCGGGCGCAGGCGGTATTGCGCCTGCTTATCGGCGTAAAATTTGCGCTCTTTGCCTTTGAAATCGGATAAATCCATCGTGCGGTATCCCGTGATGCGGCTGAATTTGCAGTCTTCTGGCAACGCAATCATCAGCGACCGAAATTTCCACCAGTGCAACGAGACTTCGTTCAGATCGATGCCGTAGGCCTGCATAAAAGCCGCATAGATGTCCAGTGCGTCCACCTCAAAATCATAGGCCCGTTTGGATTGTTTCCCGCCACCACCCGCGCCGTCCTGCTTTAACGGCGCGCCACAACGATAAAACCACAACAGCCCGTCTATTGCCTGTTTCAGGTCGTGGACGGGCTGCTTGTATAGCAGGTCAAGGGCCAGCGGAAGCCGTGCGTCCTGCGGCACGTCCGGGTCGCCCAACATCAGTTCCAGTTGCACCATGACGCGGAAATCGCTGCGGATAGGAATCCCGTCAATTGCTTCCGGCAACTCGTCCAACAGGATATTCACGACCGTTTCGCCGGGTGCCGGCGTTCGGTGCGGCTGGGCCGGTATTTGGCATAGACAGCCTGCATGCGATCATTCTGCGCGGCAACATTTTTTCCGATGGCCGCCATCGAGCCAAACACAGCGTCACCCAGCGTCACAAACGCGTCGATATGAGGCGTGAACTTCATGCCCTCAAATAGCTTTTCGGCGGTGCCCTCTCCAAAGATGCTGTCAAAGCAATCGTTGACGGCCTCGCACACCTTTCGGGCACCGGTCACATAGTCGGTCGATTCCTGCAACCCGTCCAGTTGCTTTTGGGCATCAGCCACCGCGTCGCGCGCTTTCTGCGCAATATCCAGATCATCCAGATCCAGATCAAGCGTTACGCCGTTGATCTCCATGGGTCAGCCCTCCTTACGATCCGCTGGAATAGGTGTAATTGGTCGGGGTCGAGGTGCTGGTCATATCCACCTTAAAGGTGGCGTTGTCGCCAGCATCGCCGGTCTGCGTGTCGCTCACCACGATGGTCACGGTTCCGCGCTCGCCGACACCTGTCAGCATGTTGAAATAGATATACTTGCGCTCCACCGCCGCACCGACACCGAACACAATAGCATTGGACAGGCAAAAATCCTGAAAAGCATCACCATCGCAGCGGTCGCCCTCAATGGAAAATTTGCGCTGTGTGCCGGTCTTGGTTGTTTTTTTGCCGGTGCGGATGTACTGGTTATCTTTGGTTTCGGCATCGGCGGACGCTTCGGACTTGGTGACACCTGCTTCCACCACGGCATAATCGGCATCCGCCGTGGACGTGGTGCCGTCTCCGGTATCCACCGCCAGCACAAAGTCATCATTGGTAGCAAAACCCGCATAGGTCGCGCTGGGTGTCTTGCCCTGCATTAATTCAGATAATTTCATGGTTATCCCTCCTGGTAGTAGACAATGCGGCACTGTATTTGATACCGCGCCGTTTCAGCGTCGGCCCCAAACAGGTATCCGCTGGTCTGTGCTTCAATTTTTTGCGGTACACAATTGGGCGGCAGCACAGGAAAGTTTTTGGCCTTGTTCTGCTCGTCCAGCCACGCCGCAAAATCCCCATAGAATCCGCTGTTGGAAAGGTTTTGGAGCACATCTGGCCCGTAAAAATCCCGGCTGCCGAACGCATACAGATATTGCCGGAGTGTTGCCCCGCGCGCATAGCGTTTGATGATGGGATCACCCGTAATGGTATCAATGGTATATTCCCGCGCGGTCTCCGGCAGATAGTCCACATTGATTTTGTTATCCCCGAGCAGCGGGCAGCTTTTAAAATACTCGTAAAGGCTGTTTATAATACTCATTACCTGCCTCCCGCAATCTTTTTCACCCCGGCGATCCACGCAGGCTTGTTGGTTGCCTTGCTGCGCTCAAACCATTTCCCGCCGCGCTGGGCATCATAGGTGCGCGATAGCGATGTGCTGTAATATTGATAACGGGCGTATGGTGCATTCCACGTCACCTGTCCGCTGCCGATCACAGTGCCGAGTTGGCCGGACTTGATGAGCGCGCCGGTCTTGATCGGCACAAACGGCGTCGTAGTGCGCAGCACCTCCGAATCAAGGAACTTCTGCGCCCTGGAAAAGTCGCCGGTCTTGCGGTCACCAAAATCGGGATTCCATGTCAGCTTGGCGGTCACCTTGCCGCTTTTGGTTGTGGTCTGAATGACCTGCCCGCGAGGTGTTTTGACAATGATTTTCGGATTCCCAGCCACGGCATCACTTCCCGTCTATCCGCCAGTGCTGCAGAGCAGCGGATCCCCGTCGGTTGTCCTTCCAGCCAATCACCGTGCAGCACCGGCTGCCATACTTTGCGGTCAGATCCGATGCCTTTGCTATGTCGTCGGCCAAAAGCCCGTTTATCAGGATATCTCCCGGCTGTATCGTCCACAATGCGCCCAGGTCGTCGCTTTCAGTGGGTGCCCAATCCTCCGGGCACGCAAATGTGCGCCCGGCAGGCGCCGCATCCAAAGGGATCCTCACGATATAGGCATTCGCCGCCTGCAGGCCGTGGTCGGTCACCGTGGTCACAACACCCCCGCGCCAGCTCACACCAGGGATCTGCACGCGCTTCCACTCGGTCAGCCGCGTCTGGCGGTTGTACCACTGGTTGAACAGGGTGATGTCGGCATTCGTTGTCATGTCACACTCCTATCCATCAGCCCGGTGTACAGCAAGTAGGTAGCCGCTGCATCCGCAAAGCTGGCTTGAAACTGGGCGCGGATATCGCTCAGCGTGTTGAATGTCTGGCTGAATCCGTCGTTGTTTTCCGACCTGACGGCGGCATTTACCTCCATTGCGCCGGACTGTTTTGCCGCCTGCATGCGGTCGATCACCGCGCAGGTGGCCATGCGCACCTCGTCCGTCACCGGCGCGCCGGTCTTCAGGCGGCCGAAGGTGACCCGGTCGATGAAGTTAGAGGCATCCCGCGCTAGGGCGGGAAAATCGCTCTCCGAAACGGCAGCACCTGCGTAGGCGCCGCTGTAAAAGGCATAGTCCGCATACATATGCGCCCTCCCTTATGACGCGGCCTGCAGCGTGATGGCCACCGGAACCGGCGCGTTGGTCACGGTCACGGTTGCGGTCTGCGGCACGTACCCGTCCGCCTTGATGGTGGCAGGATAGGTCCCAGCACGCAGGTTGAACACCGCCGTGCCGTCCGCCGCCGTTTTCTTGTTCGCGCCGTTTACATTGACACGCACGCCCGCGATCGGATCCGTGGCATTGTCTTTGACGGTAAAGGTCACGGAGTAGTCGGTATACGGCGTCGCGGCCTCAATGTACGCAAACGGCACATTTGTGCGGTCGCTGTTCACGGCGGTAGCCGGGTTCGGCAGCGCCCAGCCCAGCCGCATCACCACCCGCAGGGCAATCATGTCCTGCTGCGCGAGGTTGTAGATGATCTCTTTGGTGTTCGGGTCCTGGATGACGCCCTGGTCGAGGATTTTCACGGTCACGTCTTGACGCATGGCATAAACGGCCTGCGACCATGCGCCCGCAATCATCTGCGCCACAGTCGCGTTGAACGCCCCGTTCTGCTGGAACGTGATCGGCGTGCCGTCCAGCGTATAGGTGGTGCCGCTCTGCATGTCCGGTACAAAAATCGGGCGGTTGTTGCTGTCCTTGATGCCGCGCAGGCCCGCGCGGGTTTTAATGGAGGCGAGGATACCGTCCACCATATAGCCGGATTCCTCCACTTTGGAGATCAGTCCGTCCTGCCCCATGATGTTGTCGTAGGTGATGCCGCCGCTGGCGGATACGTTGTTCCCGGCCTGCCTAGCCAGCGTGATGATATCGTTCTGCCATTCGGACGGGCGGCCCACGCCGAATGCGATCGCGCCGTCGATGACGGCCCCCATTGCTTCGTTTACCCGCGGCTGCACCTCGCCCATGATGTCATAGCTGGAATCGTCCAGCACGGCTTCGGGAATCGGCACAATGGCAGCCATTTCGGCAGCGGTCAGCCACACATTTTCCCACGCCTGCCGGGTGGTCTGTTTATATCCGGTGTCTCCGTTCACCCAATAGGCAAGCGGCAACGTGTCCAACACGGGGATGCGCGTCTGCTTGCTGGTCATGTTCGGCAGTTTCCGCATCAGCGACAGCGTGGAGGACTGCTTGGGCACGTCCTCAAAAATGGTGTTTACGATCTGGTCCTGAATCAGGGCCTGTGCGGCCTGTCTGTCAATCGGCATAGTTGCACTCCTTTACTGGCTGACCCTGCCGAATGCTTCGCGCAGGGCGGCGTTTGCCTTGTCGTTTCCGGTCAGCGTGTCTGCGGCCGGGCCGGGCGTGGAGCCGCCGAAGTGCGGCGCGGGGGCGTCGGATACAAACGCACCGGGGTCGGTTTCCTTATACGATTTTGTGAAATCGTCGTACCCCAGCAGCTTTCCATCCTGCAGGGGCAGCTTTTTCGCCACCAAATCGGCCAGGAACGCTTTTTTGGCGCTCTCGCTGGTAAACTTCATGCCATTCACGGCGGTGGCCGCCGCAAATTCATACTGCAGAGCGGCCACCTTGCCGTCCGCTTCCTGCTGGGCCGTGGCCGCCTTGGTCTTCCATTCAGGGTCATATCCGGCCAGCTTGCCGTTGGCCTCGCCCAGCTGGGTCTTCAGGCCGTCGCGCTCGGCGGTCAGGGTAGTGATGGTATTTTTCTGCTTCTCAAGATCGGCCCCGTGGAGATCCATGATCTTGTTCACGGTTGCCTCGTCGCCGATGCCCAGCGCGGTAATGTCCTCGCGTTTCATACACAGGCTCCTTTCGGTTGCGGTTTATGCGTGCGCCGCTACGCTTTTTTACGCCGGTTGCCTCGGCTGCGGCCCCGTAGTTTTACGACTTCGGGCCGGTCAACAGGTAAAAATGCGCATAAAAATGCACCCTCCAAAGAGGGCGCATACACGCGCGGACAATTATTTTTGTGTGTTCAGGTAATAGACGCTGTCGTATACCCGCTGGGCCTTGCGTCCGAAATCATTGTAATCGTAATAGTGCGGGGGCGCATATCCCTTTTCTTCAATCAGGTCAAACAGGGCATCCAGCACATTGCCGAGGGAGGATCCACTGAGCAGCGCATCCGCATTTTCAAGATTTCGGCGGATAAA
Proteins encoded in this region:
- a CDS encoding minor capsid protein, which translates into the protein MAGNPKIIVKTPRGQVIQTTTKSGKVTAKLTWNPDFGDRKTGDFSRAQKFLDSEVLRTTTPFVPIKTGALIKSGQLGTVIGSGQVTWNAPYARYQYYSTSLSRTYDAQRGGKWFERSKATNKPAWIAGVKKIAGGR
- a CDS encoding bacteriophage Gp15 family protein encodes the protein MNILLDELPEAIDGIPIRSDFRVMVQLELMLGDPDVPQDARLPLALDLLYKQPVHDLKQAIDGLLWFYRCGAPLKQDGAGGGGKQSKRAYDFEVDALDIYAAFMQAYGIDLNEVSLHWWKFRSLMIALPEDCKFSRITGYRTMDLSDFKGKERKFYADKQAQYRLRPLGMENLTVAAQEQAAKERVAARFAAAETWARERGA
- a CDS encoding SHOCT domain-containing protein; its protein translation is MADDLMDQLPDNVAREIPNTEKIELCLKGTNKEWLVCTTAKLYIIKKGFMTGHTFGSGIYQMPYKNITGVQTEYHALSGYFQVSTGGMADKPKDYWGKGADRPQESPNCVTITGKTLLARFRAGCDFINNKIADAHAPVTAAQVPSAADELKKFADLHAQGILTDEEFTAKKKQLLGI
- a CDS encoding DUF6673 family protein, translating into MEINGVTLDLDLDDLDIAQKARDAVADAQKQLDGLQESTDYVTGARKVCEAVNDCFDSIFGEGTAEKLFEGMKFTPHIDAFVTLGDAVFGSMAAIGKNVAAQNDRMQAVYAKYRPSRTERRHPAKRS
- a CDS encoding DUF6751 family protein; translated protein: MTTNADITLFNQWYNRQTRLTEWKRVQIPGVSWRGGVVTTVTDHGLQAANAYIVRIPLDAAPAGRTFACPEDWAPTESDDLGALWTIQPGDILINGLLADDIAKASDLTAKYGSRCCTVIGWKDNRRGSAALQHWRIDGK
- a CDS encoding phage scaffolding protein yields the protein MKREDITALGIGDEATVNKIMDLHGADLEKQKNTITTLTAERDGLKTQLGEANGKLAGYDPEWKTKAATAQQEADGKVAALQYEFAAATAVNGMKFTSESAKKAFLADLVAKKLPLQDGKLLGYDDFTKSYKETDPGAFVSDAPAPHFGGSTPGPAADTLTGNDKANAALREAFGRVSQ
- a CDS encoding phage major capsid protein; protein product: MPIDRQAAQALIQDQIVNTIFEDVPKQSSTLSLMRKLPNMTSKQTRIPVLDTLPLAYWVNGDTGYKQTTRQAWENVWLTAAEMAAIVPIPEAVLDDSSYDIMGEVQPRVNEAMGAVIDGAIAFGVGRPSEWQNDIITLARQAGNNVSASGGITYDNIMGQDGLISKVEESGYMVDGILASIKTRAGLRGIKDSNNRPIFVPDMQSGTTYTLDGTPITFQQNGAFNATVAQMIAGAWSQAVYAMRQDVTVKILDQGVIQDPNTKEIIYNLAQQDMIALRVVMRLGWALPNPATAVNSDRTNVPFAYIEAATPYTDYSVTFTVKDNATDPIAGVRVNVNGANKKTAADGTAVFNLRAGTYPATIKADGYVPQTATVTVTNAPVPVAITLQAAS
- a CDS encoding phage tail tube protein — its product is MKLSELMQGKTPSATYAGFATNDDFVLAVDTGDGTTSTADADYAVVEAGVTKSEASADAETKDNQYIRTGKKTTKTGTQRKFSIEGDRCDGDAFQDFCLSNAIVFGVGAAVERKYIYFNMLTGVGERGTVTIVVSDTQTGDAGDNATFKVDMTSTSTPTNYTYSSGS